TATGGTACTAGAGTCTGTGTTAAATAAATGGGGCCATCAGTTTGATATAGTTAAGCCAGATAGCTCTTCCTGCTGTTGCTTTACACGGGGATATACACATTTAGTACAAGGTGCAGGCTCAATTTTGCAGATGTCAGATCATGAAAATACGCACGAGCAATTTGAGAGGAACCGGATGGCTTTACAACTTCGGTATTTTACCGCCAGAGAAGTCGCCAGGTTAATGGGATTCCCGGAAAGCCTCGAATGGTCAAAGTCTAATGTAACCGAAAAATGTATGTATCGCTTATTAGGAAATAGTATAAACGTTAAAGTTGTTTCATACTTGATTTCTCTATTACTGGAACCTCTAAATTTCTAAAAGCGGTTAGAAGtcaaaactatttttttaaaatgaaaggaaaattaatattactCGATAAAAGTTCTGCAAAAAAAGGCACTTATTTCAATTGGAATTACCCTTTAATGCATACAGTGTTTCTGAATGCTTTATATAACTAATTACCAGGACTAATTTCAAGACAAAGAAATCGTATATTTATACACTAAAAATTGGAGAACTCGGGGAatacattatttttgagCTATTGTATTTATCCTCACACGTACACATAATTGTTatgaaatataaattaaacaatCTAGTTATTTATcgatttaaatttaaaattatgtATCCAGCCCTTTATTCTTTTGCTAGATTTAATAAAggttaaatttaaaagaacgTCAAAATTAGATACGAAATTATATTTGAAGTTTATATATCCAATAAATGGAAATGTACTTGAAGTACTTTAAATGAGAACTTTTAACTCATTAATGTATTATAAGATTAGCttcccaattttttttgaagcgTTAATATTGAGAATAGTATGGTAGTAAAAATTTGCGCGCTACTACTCACCACCACAATTAGAAAGTTCAAGTGAGGAAGTAAAATCACAGGATTTAACTAGACTCAAATACActaaaaaagtttacaaAATGAATCATCCAACCTCCACTGGCGGTACCGCTTTCAATCCCCCCAGACCAGCCACtatgatttatttatgtGCGGGTATGATCATTGAGTAGAATTAAATGAGTATATGATAAAAGACTGACCATCAGATTGCGGAGCGCGTAATACAATCCAAGCGAAAGAAGTTATTCGTTGTCGAGAGTGTGGGCATCGTGTTATGTACAAAATGAGAACCAAGAGAATGGTTCAGTTCGAAGCACGCTAAGTTTTAGAGTTTTCAGACTatgaaaag
This region of Schizosaccharomyces pombe strain 972h- genome assembly, chromosome: II genomic DNA includes:
- the rpc10 gene encoding DNA-directed RNA polymerase subunit Rpc10, which translates into the protein MNHPTSTGGTAFNPPRPATMIYLCADCGARNTIQAKEVIRCRECGHRVMYKMRTKRMVQFEAR